From the genome of Bactrocera oleae isolate idBacOlea1 chromosome 2, idBacOlea1, whole genome shotgun sequence, one region includes:
- the wtrw gene encoding transient receptor potential channel pyrexia isoform X1 has protein sequence MENLGYKEGTAKPRRMARSISVVTKSELEQPLAGNNARFKSIPPNLMVRWRNNNADAMIEAQYPTPGEFEYMECGPSPPAESAPSMYDSFEEPTSELSVQICNDTLRISLIDQMKSAAGRVRFLEDIEQGNVIKDNTKAHFESASKIEKNLSYLWAAFLKRWDLLQSFLDIGAELNFCDQNGISALHLGAFSGCLSTLSFLVGQSMNVNLQPKCYTPLHCAAFGNSAEAAKFLINNGALITIDTNKPNCEESLLHCSVRANALECVKLFIVEGADVNSLKPNGTNAIHLAADLGNAQCLEALLSAPGADANVRICIREKESTALHLAADEGNVECVDLLLAKGADAKLKNHRGFTALHLAARTSSLECVESLLRNGNADPNAEDFDHRTPLHAAIGKSENAFDILETLIQWGANVNHKDIYGFTALHLAALDGLAQSVEMLIFHGADVTTKSKKGTSALNVITRKTPASVAMIRQKLDAAITLHHSQDPVNREVELELDFRQLLQHCHPREISYLNTFVDEGQKEILEHPLCSSFLYIKWGKIRKYYIGRLIFCFTFVLFLTLYVLTALAHNCYNGSKDDNTTIQAKELCQKQSILGDMLRNNPFVMEMQWWVLVAITIVEIFRKLYGITGYSTFKHYVTQVENIMEWFVITSVFIISYIYTNKTYTFQNHIGAFAVLLGWTNLMLMIGQLPVFDVYVAMYTRVQGEFAKLFMAYSCMLIGFTISFCVIFPSSSSFANPFMGFITVLVMMIGEQDLSLLINDPDGKDPPFLLEVSAQITFVLFLLFVTIILMNLLVGIAVHDIQGLKKTAGLSKLVRQTKLISYIESALFNGYLPPWLRNLLHYTALVSPQAYRVVLCVKPLNPSEKRLPREILMKAYEVGKMRKHFGHTISAKGTAATYLQYKNKYNDNQTQNYSMDDLETAHFNTLTTKIDENTERIEFLTQEIQELKQALITQQQQASKVIDKLLIVISNQQKNNLRK, from the exons ATGGAGAATCTCGGTTATAAGGAGGGCACTGCGAAACCGCGACGCATGGCACGCTCTATCAGTGTGGTGACAAAGAGCGAGTTGGAACAGCCATTGGCCGGTAATAATGCCAG ATTCAAATCGATACCGCCAAATTTAATGGTACGATGGCGCAACAATAATGCGGACGCCATGATAGAGGCCCAATATCCGACACCCGGTGAATTCGAGTATATGGAGTGCGGACCCTCGCCGCCAGCCGAAAGTGCACCCAGTATGTATGATAGCTTCGAGGAGCCTACCAGCGAGCTAAGCGTACAAATTTGCAACGACACTCTGCGCATCAGTCTAATCGACCAGATGAAGAGCGCCGCAGGACGGGTGCGTTTCCTAGAGGATATTGAACAGGGCAACGTGATTAAAGATAACACCAAAGCACATTTCGAATCAGCATCGAAAATCGAAAAGAATCTCAGCTACTTATGGGCAGCGTTCTTGAAACGCTGGGACTTGCTGCAAAGTTTCCTAGACATTGGCGCTGAATTGAATTTCTGTGATCAAAATGGCATTTCGGCTTTGCATTTGGGCGCCTTCAGTGGCTGCTTATCGACATTAAGTTTCCTAGTCGGCCAGTCTATGAATGTGAACCTACAACCAAAATGTTATACGCCGCTACATTGCGCGGCTTTCGGCAATTCCGCCGAAGCGGCTAAGTTTCTAATCAATAATGGTGCACTTATCACCATCGACACAAACAAACCCAACTGTGAAGAGAGTCTACTGCACTGTTCTGTGCGCGCCAATGCACTCGAATGCGTGAAACTGTTCATTGTGGAGGGCGCAGacgtaaattctttgaaacCAAATGGCACGAATGCGATACACCTGGCTGCAGATTTGGGCAACGCGCAGTGTTTGGAGGCGTTGTTGAGTGCACCTGGTGCCGATGCCAATGTGCGGATATGCATACGGGAAAAGGAGTCGACAGCGTTGCATTTGGCCGCGGATGAGGGCAATGTTGAATGTGTCGACCTACTGCTGGCAAAGGGTGCTGATGCGAAATTGAAGAATCATCGCGGCTTCACAGCCTTGCATTTAGCAGCGCGCACCTCTAGCCTTGAATGTGTGGAATCGCTGTTGCGTAACGGTAATGCCGATCCCAATGCCGAAGACTTCGATCATCGTACACCATTGCACGCGGCGATAGGCAAATCGGAGAATGCCTTTGATATACTCGAGACACTAATACAATGGGGAGCCAATGTGAATCATAAAGATATTTATGGTTTCACCGCCTTACATTTAGCCGCGCTCGACGGCTTGGCGCAATCCGTAGAAATGCTAATCTTTCACGGCGCGGATGTGACAACGAAATCAAAAAAGGGCACTTCAGCGTTGAATGTCATCACGCGTAAGACGCCCGCTTCGGTGGCGATGATACGCCAAAAACTGGATGCCGCCATTACACTGCACCACTCACAGGACCCTGTCAACCGCGAGGTAGAGTTAGAACTTGACTTTCGGCAGTTATTGCAGCATTGTCATCCACGTGAGATAAGTTATCTCAATACATTTGTGGATGAAGGCCAGAAGGAAATACTCGAGCATCCATTGTGCTCCTCGTTTTTGTACATCAAATGGGGTAAAATACGTAAATACTATATTGGTCGGCTTATCTTCTGTTTCACTTTCGTGCTCTTCCTCACATTATACGTACTCACAGCACTCGCACACAATTGCTATAACGGCAGCAAGGACGACAACACGACCATTCAGGCCAAAGAGCTTTGCCAAAAGCAGTCCATACTCGGCGATATGCTGCGCAATAATCCCTTCGTCATGGAAATGCAATGGTGGGTATTGGTCGCTATCACAATCGTTGAGATATTTCGCAAGCTATACGGTATAACGGGTTATTCAACATTCAAACACTATGTGACACAGGTGGAAAATATAATGGAATGGTTCGTCATAACTAGCGTCTTTATCATCTCCTACATATACACGAACAAGACATATACCTTTCAGAACCACATAGGCGCATTTGCGGTTCTATTGGGTTGGACAAATCTGATGTTGATGATTGGTCAATTACCAGTCTTCGATGTCTATGTGGCGATGTACACACGTGTACAAGGTGAATTCGCAAAACTTTTCATGGCTTACTCGTGCATGCTGATCGGTTTCACGATCAGTTTTTGTGTGATTTTTCCCTCATCTTCTTCATTCGCTAACCCCTTCATGGGATTCATCACTGTTCTAGTAATGATGATCGGCGAACAAGATCTTTCATTGTTGATTAACGATCCCGACGGCAAGGACCCGCCATTCTTATTGGAAGTGAGCGCCCAGATAACATTTGTGCTATTCCTACTCTTCGTGACAATCATACTGATGAACTTATTGGTCGGCATAGCCGTGCATGACATACAGGGCTTAAAGAAGACCGCAGGCCTCTCGAAACTGGTGCGCCAAACTAAACTCATATCGTACATAGAGTCCGCACTCTTTAACGGCTATCTACCACCTTGGCTACGCAATCTCCTACACTATACGGCACTTGTCTCGCCGCAGGCCTACCGCGTCGTGTTGTGCGTAAAACCGCTGAATCCCAGCGAAAAGCGTTTACCACGCGAAATACTAATGAAGGCGTACGAAGTGGGAAAAATGCGAAAACATTTCGGACATACAATTTCGGCGAAAGGAACAGCCGCGACTTATTtgcaatacaaaaataaatataatgacaATCAAACGCAAAACTATTCAATGGATGACTTGGAAACGGCACATTTTAACACGCTAACGACGAAAATCGACGAAAATACAGAACGCATTGAATTCCTTACGCAGGAAATTCAGGAACTGAAGCAAGCGCTCATCACACAACAGCAGCAGGCGAGCAAAGTGATCGATAAACTATTGATTGTGATTTCAAATCAGCAAAAGAATAATTTAAGGAAATaa
- the wtrw gene encoding transient receptor potential channel pyrexia isoform X2 has protein sequence MYALEILLFYVFSALVFWCWKFKSIPPNLMVRWRNNNADAMIEAQYPTPGEFEYMECGPSPPAESAPSMYDSFEEPTSELSVQICNDTLRISLIDQMKSAAGRVRFLEDIEQGNVIKDNTKAHFESASKIEKNLSYLWAAFLKRWDLLQSFLDIGAELNFCDQNGISALHLGAFSGCLSTLSFLVGQSMNVNLQPKCYTPLHCAAFGNSAEAAKFLINNGALITIDTNKPNCEESLLHCSVRANALECVKLFIVEGADVNSLKPNGTNAIHLAADLGNAQCLEALLSAPGADANVRICIREKESTALHLAADEGNVECVDLLLAKGADAKLKNHRGFTALHLAARTSSLECVESLLRNGNADPNAEDFDHRTPLHAAIGKSENAFDILETLIQWGANVNHKDIYGFTALHLAALDGLAQSVEMLIFHGADVTTKSKKGTSALNVITRKTPASVAMIRQKLDAAITLHHSQDPVNREVELELDFRQLLQHCHPREISYLNTFVDEGQKEILEHPLCSSFLYIKWGKIRKYYIGRLIFCFTFVLFLTLYVLTALAHNCYNGSKDDNTTIQAKELCQKQSILGDMLRNNPFVMEMQWWVLVAITIVEIFRKLYGITGYSTFKHYVTQVENIMEWFVITSVFIISYIYTNKTYTFQNHIGAFAVLLGWTNLMLMIGQLPVFDVYVAMYTRVQGEFAKLFMAYSCMLIGFTISFCVIFPSSSSFANPFMGFITVLVMMIGEQDLSLLINDPDGKDPPFLLEVSAQITFVLFLLFVTIILMNLLVGIAVHDIQGLKKTAGLSKLVRQTKLISYIESALFNGYLPPWLRNLLHYTALVSPQAYRVVLCVKPLNPSEKRLPREILMKAYEVGKMRKHFGHTISAKGTAATYLQYKNKYNDNQTQNYSMDDLETAHFNTLTTKIDENTERIEFLTQEIQELKQALITQQQQASKVIDKLLIVISNQQKNNLRK, from the exons atGTACGCGCTTgaaattttgctattttatgtTTTCTCTGCTTTAGTGTTTTGGTGTTGGAA ATTCAAATCGATACCGCCAAATTTAATGGTACGATGGCGCAACAATAATGCGGACGCCATGATAGAGGCCCAATATCCGACACCCGGTGAATTCGAGTATATGGAGTGCGGACCCTCGCCGCCAGCCGAAAGTGCACCCAGTATGTATGATAGCTTCGAGGAGCCTACCAGCGAGCTAAGCGTACAAATTTGCAACGACACTCTGCGCATCAGTCTAATCGACCAGATGAAGAGCGCCGCAGGACGGGTGCGTTTCCTAGAGGATATTGAACAGGGCAACGTGATTAAAGATAACACCAAAGCACATTTCGAATCAGCATCGAAAATCGAAAAGAATCTCAGCTACTTATGGGCAGCGTTCTTGAAACGCTGGGACTTGCTGCAAAGTTTCCTAGACATTGGCGCTGAATTGAATTTCTGTGATCAAAATGGCATTTCGGCTTTGCATTTGGGCGCCTTCAGTGGCTGCTTATCGACATTAAGTTTCCTAGTCGGCCAGTCTATGAATGTGAACCTACAACCAAAATGTTATACGCCGCTACATTGCGCGGCTTTCGGCAATTCCGCCGAAGCGGCTAAGTTTCTAATCAATAATGGTGCACTTATCACCATCGACACAAACAAACCCAACTGTGAAGAGAGTCTACTGCACTGTTCTGTGCGCGCCAATGCACTCGAATGCGTGAAACTGTTCATTGTGGAGGGCGCAGacgtaaattctttgaaacCAAATGGCACGAATGCGATACACCTGGCTGCAGATTTGGGCAACGCGCAGTGTTTGGAGGCGTTGTTGAGTGCACCTGGTGCCGATGCCAATGTGCGGATATGCATACGGGAAAAGGAGTCGACAGCGTTGCATTTGGCCGCGGATGAGGGCAATGTTGAATGTGTCGACCTACTGCTGGCAAAGGGTGCTGATGCGAAATTGAAGAATCATCGCGGCTTCACAGCCTTGCATTTAGCAGCGCGCACCTCTAGCCTTGAATGTGTGGAATCGCTGTTGCGTAACGGTAATGCCGATCCCAATGCCGAAGACTTCGATCATCGTACACCATTGCACGCGGCGATAGGCAAATCGGAGAATGCCTTTGATATACTCGAGACACTAATACAATGGGGAGCCAATGTGAATCATAAAGATATTTATGGTTTCACCGCCTTACATTTAGCCGCGCTCGACGGCTTGGCGCAATCCGTAGAAATGCTAATCTTTCACGGCGCGGATGTGACAACGAAATCAAAAAAGGGCACTTCAGCGTTGAATGTCATCACGCGTAAGACGCCCGCTTCGGTGGCGATGATACGCCAAAAACTGGATGCCGCCATTACACTGCACCACTCACAGGACCCTGTCAACCGCGAGGTAGAGTTAGAACTTGACTTTCGGCAGTTATTGCAGCATTGTCATCCACGTGAGATAAGTTATCTCAATACATTTGTGGATGAAGGCCAGAAGGAAATACTCGAGCATCCATTGTGCTCCTCGTTTTTGTACATCAAATGGGGTAAAATACGTAAATACTATATTGGTCGGCTTATCTTCTGTTTCACTTTCGTGCTCTTCCTCACATTATACGTACTCACAGCACTCGCACACAATTGCTATAACGGCAGCAAGGACGACAACACGACCATTCAGGCCAAAGAGCTTTGCCAAAAGCAGTCCATACTCGGCGATATGCTGCGCAATAATCCCTTCGTCATGGAAATGCAATGGTGGGTATTGGTCGCTATCACAATCGTTGAGATATTTCGCAAGCTATACGGTATAACGGGTTATTCAACATTCAAACACTATGTGACACAGGTGGAAAATATAATGGAATGGTTCGTCATAACTAGCGTCTTTATCATCTCCTACATATACACGAACAAGACATATACCTTTCAGAACCACATAGGCGCATTTGCGGTTCTATTGGGTTGGACAAATCTGATGTTGATGATTGGTCAATTACCAGTCTTCGATGTCTATGTGGCGATGTACACACGTGTACAAGGTGAATTCGCAAAACTTTTCATGGCTTACTCGTGCATGCTGATCGGTTTCACGATCAGTTTTTGTGTGATTTTTCCCTCATCTTCTTCATTCGCTAACCCCTTCATGGGATTCATCACTGTTCTAGTAATGATGATCGGCGAACAAGATCTTTCATTGTTGATTAACGATCCCGACGGCAAGGACCCGCCATTCTTATTGGAAGTGAGCGCCCAGATAACATTTGTGCTATTCCTACTCTTCGTGACAATCATACTGATGAACTTATTGGTCGGCATAGCCGTGCATGACATACAGGGCTTAAAGAAGACCGCAGGCCTCTCGAAACTGGTGCGCCAAACTAAACTCATATCGTACATAGAGTCCGCACTCTTTAACGGCTATCTACCACCTTGGCTACGCAATCTCCTACACTATACGGCACTTGTCTCGCCGCAGGCCTACCGCGTCGTGTTGTGCGTAAAACCGCTGAATCCCAGCGAAAAGCGTTTACCACGCGAAATACTAATGAAGGCGTACGAAGTGGGAAAAATGCGAAAACATTTCGGACATACAATTTCGGCGAAAGGAACAGCCGCGACTTATTtgcaatacaaaaataaatataatgacaATCAAACGCAAAACTATTCAATGGATGACTTGGAAACGGCACATTTTAACACGCTAACGACGAAAATCGACGAAAATACAGAACGCATTGAATTCCTTACGCAGGAAATTCAGGAACTGAAGCAAGCGCTCATCACACAACAGCAGCAGGCGAGCAAAGTGATCGATAAACTATTGATTGTGATTTCAAATCAGCAAAAGAATAATTTAAGGAAATaa
- the wtrw gene encoding transient receptor potential channel pyrexia isoform X3: MRFENLSTNWRHAWIWLRKVFKSIPPNLMVRWRNNNADAMIEAQYPTPGEFEYMECGPSPPAESAPSMYDSFEEPTSELSVQICNDTLRISLIDQMKSAAGRVRFLEDIEQGNVIKDNTKAHFESASKIEKNLSYLWAAFLKRWDLLQSFLDIGAELNFCDQNGISALHLGAFSGCLSTLSFLVGQSMNVNLQPKCYTPLHCAAFGNSAEAAKFLINNGALITIDTNKPNCEESLLHCSVRANALECVKLFIVEGADVNSLKPNGTNAIHLAADLGNAQCLEALLSAPGADANVRICIREKESTALHLAADEGNVECVDLLLAKGADAKLKNHRGFTALHLAARTSSLECVESLLRNGNADPNAEDFDHRTPLHAAIGKSENAFDILETLIQWGANVNHKDIYGFTALHLAALDGLAQSVEMLIFHGADVTTKSKKGTSALNVITRKTPASVAMIRQKLDAAITLHHSQDPVNREVELELDFRQLLQHCHPREISYLNTFVDEGQKEILEHPLCSSFLYIKWGKIRKYYIGRLIFCFTFVLFLTLYVLTALAHNCYNGSKDDNTTIQAKELCQKQSILGDMLRNNPFVMEMQWWVLVAITIVEIFRKLYGITGYSTFKHYVTQVENIMEWFVITSVFIISYIYTNKTYTFQNHIGAFAVLLGWTNLMLMIGQLPVFDVYVAMYTRVQGEFAKLFMAYSCMLIGFTISFCVIFPSSSSFANPFMGFITVLVMMIGEQDLSLLINDPDGKDPPFLLEVSAQITFVLFLLFVTIILMNLLVGIAVHDIQGLKKTAGLSKLVRQTKLISYIESALFNGYLPPWLRNLLHYTALVSPQAYRVVLCVKPLNPSEKRLPREILMKAYEVGKMRKHFGHTISAKGTAATYLQYKNKYNDNQTQNYSMDDLETAHFNTLTTKIDENTERIEFLTQEIQELKQALITQQQQASKVIDKLLIVISNQQKNNLRK; the protein is encoded by the exons ATgcgatttgaaaatttaagcACAAACTGGCGGCATGCGTGGATCTGGCTACGTAAAGT ATTCAAATCGATACCGCCAAATTTAATGGTACGATGGCGCAACAATAATGCGGACGCCATGATAGAGGCCCAATATCCGACACCCGGTGAATTCGAGTATATGGAGTGCGGACCCTCGCCGCCAGCCGAAAGTGCACCCAGTATGTATGATAGCTTCGAGGAGCCTACCAGCGAGCTAAGCGTACAAATTTGCAACGACACTCTGCGCATCAGTCTAATCGACCAGATGAAGAGCGCCGCAGGACGGGTGCGTTTCCTAGAGGATATTGAACAGGGCAACGTGATTAAAGATAACACCAAAGCACATTTCGAATCAGCATCGAAAATCGAAAAGAATCTCAGCTACTTATGGGCAGCGTTCTTGAAACGCTGGGACTTGCTGCAAAGTTTCCTAGACATTGGCGCTGAATTGAATTTCTGTGATCAAAATGGCATTTCGGCTTTGCATTTGGGCGCCTTCAGTGGCTGCTTATCGACATTAAGTTTCCTAGTCGGCCAGTCTATGAATGTGAACCTACAACCAAAATGTTATACGCCGCTACATTGCGCGGCTTTCGGCAATTCCGCCGAAGCGGCTAAGTTTCTAATCAATAATGGTGCACTTATCACCATCGACACAAACAAACCCAACTGTGAAGAGAGTCTACTGCACTGTTCTGTGCGCGCCAATGCACTCGAATGCGTGAAACTGTTCATTGTGGAGGGCGCAGacgtaaattctttgaaacCAAATGGCACGAATGCGATACACCTGGCTGCAGATTTGGGCAACGCGCAGTGTTTGGAGGCGTTGTTGAGTGCACCTGGTGCCGATGCCAATGTGCGGATATGCATACGGGAAAAGGAGTCGACAGCGTTGCATTTGGCCGCGGATGAGGGCAATGTTGAATGTGTCGACCTACTGCTGGCAAAGGGTGCTGATGCGAAATTGAAGAATCATCGCGGCTTCACAGCCTTGCATTTAGCAGCGCGCACCTCTAGCCTTGAATGTGTGGAATCGCTGTTGCGTAACGGTAATGCCGATCCCAATGCCGAAGACTTCGATCATCGTACACCATTGCACGCGGCGATAGGCAAATCGGAGAATGCCTTTGATATACTCGAGACACTAATACAATGGGGAGCCAATGTGAATCATAAAGATATTTATGGTTTCACCGCCTTACATTTAGCCGCGCTCGACGGCTTGGCGCAATCCGTAGAAATGCTAATCTTTCACGGCGCGGATGTGACAACGAAATCAAAAAAGGGCACTTCAGCGTTGAATGTCATCACGCGTAAGACGCCCGCTTCGGTGGCGATGATACGCCAAAAACTGGATGCCGCCATTACACTGCACCACTCACAGGACCCTGTCAACCGCGAGGTAGAGTTAGAACTTGACTTTCGGCAGTTATTGCAGCATTGTCATCCACGTGAGATAAGTTATCTCAATACATTTGTGGATGAAGGCCAGAAGGAAATACTCGAGCATCCATTGTGCTCCTCGTTTTTGTACATCAAATGGGGTAAAATACGTAAATACTATATTGGTCGGCTTATCTTCTGTTTCACTTTCGTGCTCTTCCTCACATTATACGTACTCACAGCACTCGCACACAATTGCTATAACGGCAGCAAGGACGACAACACGACCATTCAGGCCAAAGAGCTTTGCCAAAAGCAGTCCATACTCGGCGATATGCTGCGCAATAATCCCTTCGTCATGGAAATGCAATGGTGGGTATTGGTCGCTATCACAATCGTTGAGATATTTCGCAAGCTATACGGTATAACGGGTTATTCAACATTCAAACACTATGTGACACAGGTGGAAAATATAATGGAATGGTTCGTCATAACTAGCGTCTTTATCATCTCCTACATATACACGAACAAGACATATACCTTTCAGAACCACATAGGCGCATTTGCGGTTCTATTGGGTTGGACAAATCTGATGTTGATGATTGGTCAATTACCAGTCTTCGATGTCTATGTGGCGATGTACACACGTGTACAAGGTGAATTCGCAAAACTTTTCATGGCTTACTCGTGCATGCTGATCGGTTTCACGATCAGTTTTTGTGTGATTTTTCCCTCATCTTCTTCATTCGCTAACCCCTTCATGGGATTCATCACTGTTCTAGTAATGATGATCGGCGAACAAGATCTTTCATTGTTGATTAACGATCCCGACGGCAAGGACCCGCCATTCTTATTGGAAGTGAGCGCCCAGATAACATTTGTGCTATTCCTACTCTTCGTGACAATCATACTGATGAACTTATTGGTCGGCATAGCCGTGCATGACATACAGGGCTTAAAGAAGACCGCAGGCCTCTCGAAACTGGTGCGCCAAACTAAACTCATATCGTACATAGAGTCCGCACTCTTTAACGGCTATCTACCACCTTGGCTACGCAATCTCCTACACTATACGGCACTTGTCTCGCCGCAGGCCTACCGCGTCGTGTTGTGCGTAAAACCGCTGAATCCCAGCGAAAAGCGTTTACCACGCGAAATACTAATGAAGGCGTACGAAGTGGGAAAAATGCGAAAACATTTCGGACATACAATTTCGGCGAAAGGAACAGCCGCGACTTATTtgcaatacaaaaataaatataatgacaATCAAACGCAAAACTATTCAATGGATGACTTGGAAACGGCACATTTTAACACGCTAACGACGAAAATCGACGAAAATACAGAACGCATTGAATTCCTTACGCAGGAAATTCAGGAACTGAAGCAAGCGCTCATCACACAACAGCAGCAGGCGAGCAAAGTGATCGATAAACTATTGATTGTGATTTCAAATCAGCAAAAGAATAATTTAAGGAAATaa